One part of the Drosophila gunungcola strain Sukarami unplaced genomic scaffold, Dgunungcola_SK_2 000042F, whole genome shotgun sequence genome encodes these proteins:
- the LOC128263992 gene encoding LOW QUALITY PROTEIN: cytochrome P450 307a1-like (The sequence of the model RefSeq protein was modified relative to this genomic sequence to represent the inferred CDS: inserted 1 base in 1 codon), whose amino-acid sequence MRILAVDQIRDETLANFFATEGIMCRFIPPSAPHFGERWNQVQSIYQGFWKRWHTEYLTSSHERTKWQLENENLKGDTLVVLKEPKDGASTYFSKLSDIGGFEIIHLLDQLNKTSSGNSCDIKPFILQASANMFCQYMCSVRFDYNDKDFQKIVEYFDEIFWEINQGYSFDFLPWLIPFYNNHXKKIVNWSTTIRTFILDRIVNLREINVNLEEPDKVFTDALLKSLKENQDVSRNTIIFMLEDFIGGHSAVGNLVMLALAYIAKNSSIGQQIKQEVHIVSNKGLRSISLYDMNVMPYTMASISEVLRYSSSPIVPHVALEDTVISGFGVTKGTIVIINNFILNMNEKNWSCPDLFEPERFLEIKNIYHKNHPLKLIDFERRSEESDLCGSFDEQRNSKSV is encoded by the exons ATGAGGATACTGGCTGTGGACCAAATCAGAGACGAAACATTAGCTAATTTCTTTGCCACCGAGGGAATAATGTGTCGCTTCATACCGCCTTCTGCGCCACACTTCGGAG AACGATGGAATCAAGTGCAATCAATTTACCAAGGCTTTTGGAAACGTTGGCATACGGAATACCTCACCTCGTCGCATGAGCGTACAAAATGGCAACTGGAGAACGAGAACTTGAAGGGCGACACCCTGGTCGTACTTAAGGAACCCAAGGATGGAG CATCcacatatttttcaaagttGTCTGATATCGGAGGCTTTGAAATTATTCACTTACTGGACCAGCTTAATAAAACCTCATCGGGAAATTCATGCGACATAAAACCTTTTATTCTTCAAGCCAGTGCCAATATGTTTTGTCAATATATGTGTTCAGTCCGGTTCGATTACAACGAcaaagattttcaaaaaattgttgagTACTTTGATGAAATCTTTTGGGAAATTAACCAAGGATATTCTTTTGATTTCTTACCGTGGTTAATACCGTTTTACAATAAtc ataaaaaaatagttaattgGTCCACTACAATACgtacatttattttagataGAATTGTCAACCTTCGGGAAATAAACGTTAATTTAGAAGAGCCTGACAAAGTTTTTACTGATGCTTTGCTAAAAAGTCTAAAAGAAAATCAAGATGTATCGCgtaatacaataatttttatgctTGAAGATTTTATTGGGGGGCACTCCGCGGTTGGGAATTTGGTAATGTTGGCACTGGCGTACATAGCTAAAAATTCATCGATTGGTCAACAAATTAAGCAAGAGGTACATATCGTTTCCAATAAGGGCTTAAGAAGTATTAGTCTTTATGATATGAATGTAATGCCATATACAATGGCTTCGATTTCAGAAGTATTACGATATTCGTCGTCTCCTATTGTTCCTCATGTAGCTTTGGAAGACACAGTAATATCTGGATTTGGCGTTACAAAGGGCACAATCgttattataaataactttattttaaatatgaacgAAAAAAACTGGAGTTGTCCCGATCTATTCGAGCCTGAGcgatttttagaaataaagaatatatatcaCAAAAATCATCCGTTAAAATTGATTGACTTTGAAAGAAGGTCGGAGGAATCAGACCTCTGTGGTAGCTTTGACGAACAGAGAAACAGCAAGTCGG TGTAG